Proteins co-encoded in one Marinobacter gudaonensis genomic window:
- a CDS encoding glycosyltransferase family 4 protein: MNILLTALQPAGGIKTFFRYVYSQPCFEGYSFTLIAPDSGLSTYIYDVLPPGRITVIPANEGKLAFIKQVRKEAENCRFSIVHSHGFSAGALTGVALIGRRIPHLMTAHDVFLEAQFEGVVGYLKRWALSMSFSSLSAIHAVTKDARENFLSFFPSVPEERVVGILHGVDTKFFNDGIPRELKGELGLDQNTPLIGFFGRFMGQKGFRTLVDSLEELRKDSALSVVPHVATFGWGGFIREDYEYLRQKGLGDYFHQMPQTDDMPAAIKGVDLVVMPSRWEACGLLAMETLAAGTPIIGTNCIGLKEVLEGSPSRQVPVGDASALAEAIIHECNNLVARREEFTDYVPVAVERFSIHRPAQSLRALYDSMLSSRSQSHVS, from the coding sequence ATGAATATATTATTAACGGCCCTTCAGCCGGCTGGTGGGATAAAGACATTCTTCAGATATGTATACAGCCAGCCGTGTTTCGAAGGCTATTCTTTTACCTTGATCGCGCCGGATTCAGGGTTAAGCACGTACATTTATGATGTGTTACCTCCTGGTCGCATTACAGTAATACCTGCGAACGAGGGTAAGTTGGCTTTTATAAAGCAAGTGAGAAAGGAAGCAGAAAACTGTCGGTTTTCAATTGTACACTCTCATGGATTCTCGGCAGGAGCGCTAACTGGCGTTGCTCTTATTGGTCGGCGAATTCCCCATTTGATGACCGCGCACGATGTTTTTCTGGAGGCTCAGTTCGAGGGCGTTGTCGGTTATTTGAAGAGATGGGCATTATCGATGAGTTTTTCTAGCCTTTCTGCCATTCATGCCGTCACCAAAGATGCGCGGGAGAATTTCTTAAGTTTTTTCCCTAGCGTACCTGAGGAACGGGTGGTCGGCATTCTTCACGGGGTTGATACAAAATTTTTCAACGATGGTATCCCTCGCGAGCTCAAAGGTGAATTAGGGCTTGATCAGAACACTCCTCTGATTGGATTTTTTGGGCGTTTTATGGGGCAAAAGGGATTCCGCACGCTGGTCGATTCGCTTGAGGAGCTTAGAAAAGATTCAGCTTTGAGCGTAGTTCCTCATGTTGCAACTTTCGGTTGGGGAGGATTTATTCGAGAGGATTACGAGTATTTACGTCAAAAAGGACTAGGCGATTATTTTCACCAGATGCCCCAAACTGATGACATGCCTGCGGCTATCAAAGGTGTCGATTTAGTCGTCATGCCTTCACGTTGGGAGGCGTGTGGGTTGTTGGCAATGGAAACTCTGGCAGCAGGCACTCCAATCATCGGAACGAACTGCATTGGATTAAAGGAAGTTCTGGAGGGCTCTCCCTCCCGTCAAGTACCGGTGGGCGATGCCAGCGCACTGGCGGAGGCGATTATCCATGAATGTAACAATCTTGTAGCACGCAGGGAGGAGTTTACCGATTACGTTCCGGTAGCTGTTGAGCGATTCTCAATTCATCGCCCGGCCCAGAGTTTACGAGCACTATATGACAGCATGCTGAGCTCCCGGAGTCAGTCGCATGTTTCGTAG
- a CDS encoding O-antigen ligase family protein: MPARVPGYAYLRPTLLLVLIIGFSLFIQRQKFSGWTKEPIVKALFAFLIYAALALPLVEYPGSVLRANLSEFVKAIIFLFFTALIIDSERRLVVFLYVFVGCQVFRVLEPLYLHIVHGYWGQRNYIGDGEFAMRLSGAPSDVVNPNGLGFILVTAIPFLHYLLWPSGIKGRILYLILMPCLLYALILTSSRGAFLALLVVAFMIWKASSRKVLLLALGLLVGMAGWSIMEPQQKDRYLSIVGMSQTSNAASAEGRLRGMLNEFQVGMNRPVVGHGIGTTGEAKYNLGYGRQAAHNLYAQLLIETGVIGFVLFLRFLVKIYKQFRRNQIELKNNRDRVDLEFYRKLNNAMIAVFWMYIVYSTNYYGVSQYYWYLFGGVAIVYARLLSKRLDIKSETESTSLLRRRTHGLVSKVG; this comes from the coding sequence ATGCCTGCCAGAGTACCTGGTTATGCCTATTTACGTCCGACTTTGTTACTGGTGTTAATCATTGGCTTCTCGCTATTTATCCAGCGACAAAAGTTTTCGGGCTGGACCAAGGAGCCAATCGTCAAGGCTTTGTTTGCTTTTCTGATCTACGCGGCGCTAGCTCTACCACTCGTTGAATACCCAGGCAGCGTTCTCAGGGCTAATCTCTCTGAATTTGTCAAAGCTATTATTTTTTTGTTTTTCACAGCACTTATTATTGATAGTGAGAGAAGATTGGTAGTATTTTTATATGTATTTGTTGGGTGCCAAGTTTTTAGAGTTCTTGAGCCACTTTATCTACACATTGTACATGGCTACTGGGGACAGAGGAATTATATTGGAGATGGCGAGTTTGCAATGCGACTATCTGGTGCGCCCTCCGACGTCGTGAATCCTAATGGATTAGGCTTTATTTTGGTAACAGCAATACCCTTCCTGCATTATCTTTTATGGCCATCAGGTATCAAGGGAAGAATTTTATATCTGATTTTGATGCCTTGTTTGCTTTATGCCCTGATTTTGACTTCATCTAGGGGAGCATTTTTAGCTCTCCTTGTCGTCGCTTTTATGATCTGGAAGGCTTCTAGCCGAAAAGTACTGCTTCTTGCACTTGGTTTGCTAGTTGGTATGGCCGGCTGGTCAATTATGGAGCCTCAGCAAAAGGATCGATATCTTTCGATTGTTGGTATGTCACAAACAAGTAACGCAGCAAGCGCTGAAGGAAGACTTAGAGGCATGCTAAATGAGTTCCAAGTGGGAATGAATAGACCTGTCGTGGGTCACGGCATTGGCACTACTGGGGAAGCGAAGTATAACTTGGGTTACGGGCGCCAAGCTGCTCATAATCTATATGCCCAATTACTCATCGAGACAGGGGTTATTGGTTTCGTTCTGTTTTTGCGTTTCTTGGTAAAGATATATAAGCAATTTAGACGAAATCAAATAGAGCTAAAAAATAATAGAGACAGAGTAGATTTGGAATTTTATCGTAAACTTAATAACGCAATGATAGCTGTGTTTTGGATGTATATAGTATACAGCACTAACTATTATGGCGTTTCTCAATATTACTGGTACCTTTTCGGTGGCGTCGCAATTGTTTATGCTCGGCTTTTGAGTAAGCGTTTGGACATTAAATCTGAGACAGAGTCAACTTCGTTATTAAGACGTAGGACCCATGGATTGGTGAGCAAGGTAGGATGA
- a CDS encoding polysaccharide deacetylase family protein has product MGLSPFVRLAGQFGGYRLAQFLTASQPRILMYHRFSKFPAKGHVSSEVFENQVAFIAKHYNPMTVSELVAALYEGEGTPKHAVAITVDDGYRDFYEVAWPILKRHGVPATFYVTTGFVDQRLWLWPDQLRWLLEKSAPNGGYIKFNGRNVLTSGDSGELEKLFGELVQHLLTLPDAKKHEFIENLSASWDVDLPEQSPEAFQAATWKQLEEMQDGGIEIGGHTVTHPSLGRVDSEQAEMEISGCYQEINDHLGWAPRSFCYPNGTPSDFVGAHVPIIKRVGFSGAVVAYADAQGQAQRYALRRHSGSDDMFQFNKAISGLELLGKRLRNETFKTLYD; this is encoded by the coding sequence ATGGGGTTATCTCCTTTTGTTCGGCTTGCTGGTCAGTTCGGAGGCTATCGCCTTGCTCAATTCCTGACGGCCAGTCAGCCCCGCATTCTGATGTATCACCGTTTTTCAAAGTTTCCAGCTAAAGGACATGTGTCATCCGAAGTCTTTGAGAACCAAGTGGCTTTTATCGCAAAGCATTATAATCCCATGACCGTTTCTGAATTAGTTGCGGCATTATATGAGGGCGAAGGTACTCCAAAACATGCCGTGGCTATTACAGTCGACGATGGTTATAGAGATTTCTATGAAGTAGCTTGGCCGATTTTAAAGCGCCACGGGGTTCCTGCAACTTTTTATGTTACCACCGGGTTTGTTGACCAGCGGCTTTGGCTGTGGCCCGACCAACTTCGGTGGTTGCTTGAAAAAAGTGCTCCAAATGGAGGGTACATTAAGTTTAATGGTAGGAATGTTTTAACTAGCGGAGATTCTGGCGAGCTTGAAAAGCTTTTCGGCGAACTCGTCCAACATCTTTTAACGCTTCCTGATGCCAAAAAGCATGAGTTTATTGAGAATCTTTCGGCAAGTTGGGATGTTGACCTTCCCGAGCAGAGCCCCGAAGCTTTTCAGGCGGCGACTTGGAAACAACTTGAGGAAATGCAGGATGGTGGCATAGAAATCGGCGGCCATACTGTGACCCATCCGTCGTTGGGTAGGGTGGATTCGGAACAAGCCGAGATGGAGATTTCAGGGTGCTATCAAGAAATTAATGACCATTTGGGTTGGGCGCCTCGTTCATTTTGTTACCCCAATGGCACACCCTCTGATTTCGTAGGGGCGCATGTGCCAATCATAAAGAGGGTAGGCTTTTCAGGAGCTGTAGTAGCCTACGCAGATGCGCAGGGACAAGCGCAGCGCTATGCCTTGCGCAGGCATTCCGGCAGTGACGATATGTTCCAGTTCAATAAGGCGATTTCGGGCTTAGAGCTGCTGGGAAAACGGTTGCGAAATGAAACATTCAAGACTCTTTATGACTAG
- a CDS encoding glycosyltransferase → MFDKEVVLFVMDQFVNPYAGTESQLFKLISHLPAEGITPRLLVLRSSPFVENGEMPCPVDVLGHASLRDPRTWLSFWRYARRARKNGIKVAHVFFNDASVVAPPLFRSTGIRTIISRRDMGYWYTPLYLKLLRQTGRFVDQVVVNSEAVRQVTHDKEGIALDRIQVIYNGYVPKSRDDLPKVAELERLRETIGEAPMAMLVANLRPIKRISDALEALRVLKEQGVFLHLVILGGGDQKVLKETAQKLGVSGQVHFLGRRNDVDACLAYGHVGILCSESEGYSNAIVEYMEAGLPVIASNVGGNREAVVHGNTGWLYSIGDFGELADFLGRVCGEPEVAKEMGRRGRMLAGERHNLHKMVESHLELYDRLSTLGRGHFSFSSKDV, encoded by the coding sequence ATGTTTGACAAGGAAGTGGTCCTGTTTGTGATGGACCAGTTTGTAAATCCATATGCAGGCACGGAAAGCCAGCTTTTCAAGCTGATAAGCCACCTTCCCGCAGAGGGAATTACCCCGCGTTTACTGGTTCTTCGATCCAGTCCTTTCGTTGAAAACGGAGAAATGCCCTGTCCCGTAGATGTACTGGGCCATGCTAGCCTGAGGGACCCCCGAACCTGGCTCAGTTTTTGGCGCTATGCACGGCGCGCTAGAAAGAACGGCATCAAGGTCGCCCACGTTTTCTTTAACGATGCCTCCGTAGTCGCTCCGCCACTGTTTCGATCAACTGGTATTAGAACGATCATATCCCGGCGCGATATGGGTTACTGGTATACTCCGTTATACCTCAAGCTCCTCAGGCAAACAGGACGGTTCGTAGATCAGGTAGTGGTCAACAGCGAGGCGGTTCGCCAAGTAACCCATGACAAGGAAGGTATAGCCCTCGATCGGATACAAGTTATTTATAACGGTTATGTGCCGAAGTCTCGGGATGACTTGCCGAAGGTGGCGGAACTCGAACGCTTGCGAGAGACCATAGGAGAAGCGCCAATGGCGATGCTCGTTGCCAATCTCCGACCGATCAAAAGAATATCCGATGCGTTAGAGGCGCTGCGGGTATTGAAAGAGCAGGGCGTATTCCTTCATCTCGTGATTCTGGGTGGCGGTGATCAAAAAGTATTGAAGGAAACCGCGCAAAAATTAGGGGTGAGTGGTCAGGTGCACTTTTTGGGTCGCAGAAACGATGTCGACGCCTGCCTGGCATATGGTCACGTAGGTATTCTGTGTTCCGAATCCGAAGGATACTCAAACGCGATCGTGGAATATATGGAGGCGGGTCTTCCTGTAATCGCCTCGAATGTTGGTGGAAATCGTGAAGCGGTAGTGCACGGGAATACGGGTTGGTTGTACTCAATAGGGGATTTCGGTGAATTGGCGGATTTTTTGGGGCGGGTATGCGGGGAGCCGGAAGTAGCCAAGGAGATGGGCCGCCGGGGACGTATGCTGGCAGGCGAACGCCATAATTTACATAAAATGGTTGAGTCCCACTTAGAACTTTACGACAGGCTTTCAACGCTTGGCCGTGGGCATTTCAGTTTTTCGTCGAAGGATGTGTAA
- a CDS encoding glycosyltransferase family 2 protein, whose amino-acid sequence MGEKSMLSVSVIIPAFNREKFISEAVESIRSQDYDNIEIIAVDDGSSDRTYEILKGFQENGSLELYYHPRRANKGQSASINLGISNASGDAIVILDSDDLLERGAVRRHVEFLESHPDIGLVYGYGKAIDEKGEPLGFNTLGADHVERGDPNGLLLDCYIALPGGAMVRKDVYKRVGGFAEEFRAGQDHDMALRLFEETKVAYVPEAAFCYRKHEDSISNKGLERRWKTGFEILDRARGRYPYRAATIRKRAAVLNFRLGQTYWRQGRRLEALPLLLKSGLLDPVRAVKVLVGHELSN is encoded by the coding sequence ATGGGTGAAAAGAGTATGTTGAGTGTCAGTGTCATCATCCCTGCGTTTAATCGGGAGAAATTTATATCTGAGGCTGTAGAGTCAATTCGAAGCCAAGATTACGACAATATTGAAATAATCGCCGTTGATGATGGTTCGTCAGACAGAACATACGAAATACTTAAAGGGTTTCAAGAAAACGGTAGCTTGGAATTATATTATCATCCGCGAAGAGCTAATAAGGGTCAGTCAGCTTCGATTAATTTGGGCATTTCGAATGCTTCGGGAGATGCAATTGTAATATTAGATAGCGATGATTTGCTTGAACGGGGCGCGGTTCGGCGGCATGTAGAGTTTTTGGAAAGCCATCCCGACATTGGTTTGGTATACGGCTATGGAAAAGCGATTGACGAGAAGGGGGAGCCACTGGGCTTCAATACGCTTGGGGCGGACCATGTTGAGCGTGGAGACCCGAACGGCTTATTACTCGACTGCTATATAGCTCTTCCCGGAGGCGCTATGGTCAGAAAAGACGTATATAAACGAGTTGGAGGATTCGCAGAGGAGTTCAGAGCTGGGCAGGATCACGATATGGCTTTAAGGCTTTTTGAGGAGACGAAAGTTGCCTACGTGCCGGAAGCGGCTTTTTGCTACCGAAAGCATGAGGACTCAATTAGTAACAAAGGGCTTGAGCGACGCTGGAAAACTGGGTTTGAAATTCTCGATAGAGCGAGAGGTCGATATCCATACCGCGCAGCAACCATAAGAAAACGCGCTGCAGTCCTCAACTTTCGGCTTGGACAAACATATTGGCGGCAGGGCCGCCGTTTGGAAGCCTTACCGCTCCTGTTAAAATCGGGACTGCTGGATCCAGTGAGGGCTGTTAAAGTGCTAGTCGGCCATGAATTGTCCAATTAG